GGGCGAGGCTTATGATGGAGACATTGCTTTCGCCAGTGCACTTGAAACATTTGGTGGTGGCCATAATGATCCAATTAGTGTGGCTTTTGGAGGTATGAGTATGACTTCCCACTGCCTATTGCCTATCGAAACTCTCAGTAGCATATCCATACTATTTTTCAATCACTGAGAATTCATATTTTCTTGTATGAATATTGTTACTTTTTTATGCACTGACTTATAAGGCCTTAAATTGTACAAACTAAGAGTTGCTTTTCCTGCTCTTGCTCTCTGTTCTATCTTTGCTATGTTACTGGATTCACCTGACGCTGTGGAAATATCTTGaaagtttgaaaataaaactCAGTTTCACCAAAGGTGCTAATAGACCCTAACTTGCCGTGACAGGACCTGTAATGACGAAATTTACAATTGCTTTAAGGGAAATTGGGACGTATAAAGAAGTTCTTCGGTCACAGGTatgctagtttttttttactgtaTGCATAGTCTCTCTCTGAAGCCTCCTATGTGGTATCAACGTAGGATAGTTTTGTCTTCCTTCACTGCAAATGGCTTTTATATAGTTTGCTTCACCTTAGGACATTGTATAGATTTCCACCAAATTAGATCAAGTCTTATCAACCCTGGTATATGTTTTGATGAGTTATTTCATTGTCAGGTGGAACACATATTGAACGACAGATTGCTTCAATTTGCCAATATGGACTTGCATGAGGTTAAGGTACAAGCTTCTTGCTTTCTTCTTGGCCCCTGCTTTCCCTAGTAGTTAGTAATCCTGAgagatcatttttttttctccacaGGAAGCTCGGAAGCGCTTTGACAAGGCTAGCCTTACTTATGATCAGGTATATTCCTTTGGTCAGGGTTTTTCTCTTCGTGTTCTCGTCTCTGTTGACATGGTTTCTGTTTCTAGTTTCGAAGATAACTGATATCTGTTTCAGAACAGATTAACTGATTAAGTTCTTATTGTGGTTTAGGCCCGTGAGAAGTTTCTATCGTTGAGGAAAGGTACTAAAAGTGACGTTGCTGCTGCTTTAGAACAGGTACGGGTGCATAAGTTTAGAACAAATTATTGGAATATCAAgtatttcgtttttttttctgtcactAACACATTTGACACTGTCAGGAACTTCACTCTTCGAGGTCTATGTTTGAGCAAGCTCGATTCAACCTTGTaatattctttttgtttaatctTGGTTGTTAATTTCAAATTGATATACCCTCCTGTCACATTCATGCTACTGCTGGAGTAatcttttgtttccttttgtcTCAGGTGACTACCCTCTCTAATGTTGAAGCTAAGAaaagatttgaatttttggaAGCAGTCAGCGGAACTATGGATGCACATCTTCGCTACTTCAAACAGGTAAGTAAGTTAGCTTCTtaagaatattaaaatagtCTGAAAAGGGTTTGTGAAAGATCTGACTATGTGGCTGCTTTCAGGGTTACGAATTACTACATCAGATGGAACCATATATCAATCAGGTCCGTTTAATTCTATAACTCTCTTCTAAGATTATATGTGTTTTCACAGGTCAGTAATGTGTTGAGAACGCTTAGATAAACTTTTCACAGcgcaatactttttttttttgcaggtgtTGACCTATGCACAACAGTCCAGAGAGAGATCAAATTATGAACAAGCAGCACTTAACGAGAAGATGCAGGAGTACAAAAGACAGGTTGATCGAGAGAGCAGGTATGGTTCAAACAGTGCTAATGGATCCCCAAATGGAGATGGTATACAAGCGATTGGTAGAAGCTCTCACAAAATGATAGATGCCGTAATGCAATCTGCAGCAAGGGGAAAGGTTTAATTTAATGTCCTTTTTACATATGAATAAGACACCTTCACAAGAATGGTATTTAACGTTTCATGGTACTTCAGGTGCAAACAATACGGCAAGGTTATCTCTCTAAACGCTCTTCAAACTTGAGAGGAGACTGGAAAAGACGGTTTTTTGTTCTTGACAGCCGAGGAATGCTGTATTATTACCGGAAACAATGTAGCAAACCATCTGTAAGTCTGTATTTTAGTGCAATGCAACATCTTGAACTAATCTTTGCACACACTGACTTAGTTGGTTTGATGTTTAGGGGTCTGGGAGCCAGCTTTCTGGACAGAGGAATAGCTCCGAGCTTGGTTCTGGACTTCTCAGTAGGTGGCTTTCTTCGAATAATCATGGTGGTGTACATGATGAGAAGTCTGTAGCTCGTCATACAGTGAACTTGCTTACCTCAACGATTAAAGTCGACGCTGATCAGTCAGACCTGAGGTTTTGCTTTAGGATCATTTCACCTTCAAAAAACTACACATTGCAGGTTTGATTCAgagtgtgtttgtttgtttgttgctGCCTTAGGCCTTTGATAGTTTTCACTCAGTATTTACTTAATTGTTTGTCAGTGCAGGCTGAGAGTGCACTCGATCAAATGGATTGGATAGAAAAGATCACTGGGGTGATTGCATCACTACTTAGTTCTCAGGTCCCTGGTAGTCCCATGGAAAGTGGTCACCATCGGTCTGCTAGTGAAAGCAGCTCATATGAAAGTTCTGAGTATGATCATCCTACTAGTGATGAATTTGTATGTGAGAGGAGCTTTATGGGGTACAATGAAAGGCCATCTAGAAGTTTCCAGCCGCAACGGTCCATTAGAAAGGGTGAGAAGCCCATTGATGTCCTGAGAAAAGTCTTTGGGAATGACAAATGTGCGGATTGTGGAGCTCCTGAACCAGACTGGGCTTCTTTAAACCTAGGTGTTCTTGTCTGTATTGAGTGTTCTGGTGTTCACCGCAACCTTGGTGTGCACATATCGAAGGTATAATCTAGGTTTACAAGTTCATCAGAATCTTGAAGTGACTCTTTGCTTGATGCTCATTAGCAATTCAAATTGTTAGAGCATGATCTGTCGACATATTGTTGTTAGGATAAGGATGTGATAGAATCTGAACATGGCCGTTGCTACAGGTTAGGTCACTCACTCTAGACGTGAAAGTATGGGAGCCATCTGTGATAACTTTGTTCCAAGCTCTTGGAAACAATTTTGCGAACACAGTCTGGGAGGAGCTGCTTCATTCAAGGAGCGCCTTCCATGTTGATCCAGGCTTAACAGGGTAAAAACCTCTCCGTTTATAATTGAAATGTTGTTGACCCTCCATCCAAAGCTATAAGAACATTATTCATATAGAGATAATAACTGTGCGCAGGTCT
The sequence above is drawn from the Raphanus sativus cultivar WK10039 chromosome 7, ASM80110v3, whole genome shotgun sequence genome and encodes:
- the LOC108817780 gene encoding ADP-ribosylation factor GTPase-activating protein AGD3, translated to MHFTKLDDSPMFRKQLQSMEESAEILRERSLKFYKGCRKYTEGLGEAYDGDIAFASALETFGGGHNDPISVAFGGPVMTKFTIALREIGTYKEVLRSQVEHILNDRLLQFANMDLHEVKEARKRFDKASLTYDQAREKFLSLRKGTKSDVAAALEQELHSSRSMFEQARFNLVTTLSNVEAKKRFEFLEAVSGTMDAHLRYFKQGYELLHQMEPYINQVLTYAQQSRERSNYEQAALNEKMQEYKRQVDRESRYGSNSANGSPNGDGIQAIGRSSHKMIDAVMQSAARGKVQTIRQGYLSKRSSNLRGDWKRRFFVLDSRGMLYYYRKQCSKPSGSGSQLSGQRNSSELGSGLLSRWLSSNNHGGVHDEKSVARHTVNLLTSTIKVDADQSDLRFCFRIISPSKNYTLQAESALDQMDWIEKITGVIASLLSSQVPGSPMESGHHRSASESSSYESSEYDHPTSDEFVCERSFMGYNERPSRSFQPQRSIRKGEKPIDVLRKVFGNDKCADCGAPEPDWASLNLGVLVCIECSGVHRNLGVHISKVRSLTLDVKVWEPSVITLFQALGNNFANTVWEELLHSRSAFHVDPGLTGSDKSRVLVTGKPSYADMISVKEKYIQAKYAEKLFVRRSRDCDFPQSVAQQMWDAVSANDKKSVYRFIVNGEADVNSVYDQPSSSSSSLTLSRVMLIPERPPTREEVLLRLRNELLDRTSSGCSSNVPPEETGGCSLLHCACEKADIGMVELLLQYGANVNATDSSGQTPLHYCILRGKAVVARLLLTRGADPEAVNGEGKTALDTAAESKFTDAEVLSLLSEAANGYNHRQC